The following are from one region of the Rosettibacter firmus genome:
- the secA gene encoding preprotein translocase subunit SecA, whose translation MFSTLLKKIFGDKNTRALKELWPIVHQINEEFEKLKDLTDEELKAKTTQFKEYIQKETEELRNKIDDLKKQLTQIQSAEEKHKIYDEIEELEKELDDKYEEILNELLPQAFAVVKETCRRLVGKSWEVAGNKITWDMVPYDVQLLGGIVLHQGKIAEMATGEGKTLVATLPLYLNALTGRGVHLVTVNDYLAKRDSQWMGEIFKFHGLTVGCILNSMDTEERIKQYQCDITYGTNNEFGFDYLRDNMAVSKDQCVQRGHNYAIVDEVDSVLIDEARTPLIISGPVEKTEHKFDEMKPKVERLFRKQANLVASIVKEAEQLLQSNDPKDREKAGILLLRAYRGFPKNKALMKLLAEPENKKLLHQTELEFLKENAKRMPEIDEELYFAIDEKLNQIDLTEKGREELAQGSSEGKEFFVIPDLGTEISKIENDPSLTPEEKLRKKEELYHLYSERSDRIHTINQLLKAYALFEKDVEYVVTEDGKIAIVDEFTGRILPGRRYSDGLHQAIEAKENVKVERDTQTLATITLQNYFRLYKKLAGMTGTAETEEAEFYEIYKLEVVVIPTNKPVIRVDEDDAIFRTKREKYNAIIEKIKQLREQRRPVLVGTTSVEVSETLSRMLKRQGIPHNVLNAKQHQREAEIIAYAGQPGAVTIATNMAGRGTDIKLGAGVKELGGLYILGTERHEARRIDRQLRGRAGRQGDPGTSKFFISLEDDLMRLFGGDRITSIMSRLGMKDGEAIQHPLISRSVERAQKKVEENNFAIRKRLLEFDNVMNQQREVIYSRRRQALEGERLKGEIFEYLEEFVHDVVDKYFDDGNIEKIKEEIFQHTLIDLKIESDVIDKIGKDGLINKILEAAKEFYNRKEEMLGSELMARLERYAVLSVIDEKWKDHLREMDDLKEGIGLRAYGQKDPLLEYKAEAYNLFVQLLEQIRNEVISFTFKFWPQAPVEVQGRKPTPQQRLHTIKDSADNLGLRTQPQEKVAQVKQRPIRVEEKVGRNDPCPCGSGKKYKNCHGKNA comes from the coding sequence ATGTTTAGCACATTGCTAAAGAAAATATTTGGTGACAAAAATACCCGAGCACTTAAAGAATTATGGCCTATTGTTCACCAGATTAATGAAGAATTTGAAAAATTAAAAGATCTTACAGACGAAGAACTCAAAGCTAAAACAACACAATTTAAAGAATATATTCAGAAAGAAACTGAAGAATTAAGAAATAAAATTGATGATTTAAAAAAACAACTAACCCAAATACAATCTGCAGAAGAAAAGCATAAAATATATGATGAAATAGAAGAACTTGAAAAAGAACTGGACGATAAATATGAAGAAATTTTGAATGAACTATTACCACAGGCATTTGCTGTAGTTAAAGAAACATGTCGTAGACTTGTTGGTAAATCATGGGAAGTAGCTGGTAATAAAATTACATGGGATATGGTTCCGTATGATGTACAATTACTTGGTGGTATTGTATTGCATCAGGGCAAAATTGCAGAAATGGCAACTGGTGAAGGTAAAACTCTTGTAGCCACTTTACCACTATATCTGAATGCATTGACTGGTCGTGGTGTTCATCTTGTAACTGTTAACGATTATCTCGCAAAACGAGATAGTCAATGGATGGGAGAAATTTTCAAATTCCATGGACTTACAGTTGGTTGTATTCTAAATTCTATGGATACAGAAGAAAGAATCAAACAATACCAGTGTGATATTACTTACGGAACCAATAATGAATTCGGATTTGATTACCTTCGCGATAATATGGCTGTTTCTAAAGATCAATGTGTTCAAAGAGGTCATAATTATGCTATTGTTGATGAAGTTGACTCTGTTTTAATTGATGAAGCAAGAACTCCTCTTATAATTTCAGGACCAGTTGAAAAAACCGAGCATAAATTTGATGAAATGAAACCAAAAGTCGAGCGACTTTTTAGAAAACAAGCCAACCTTGTTGCATCAATTGTAAAAGAAGCTGAACAACTTCTCCAATCAAATGATCCAAAGGATAGAGAAAAAGCTGGCATTTTATTACTTCGTGCATATAGAGGTTTTCCAAAAAATAAAGCTTTGATGAAATTATTAGCTGAACCAGAGAATAAAAAACTTCTTCATCAAACAGAACTTGAATTCTTAAAAGAAAATGCAAAACGAATGCCCGAAATTGATGAAGAACTTTATTTTGCTATAGATGAAAAACTTAATCAAATTGATTTAACAGAAAAAGGAAGAGAAGAATTAGCTCAAGGTTCATCTGAAGGGAAAGAATTTTTTGTAATACCAGATTTAGGAACAGAAATCAGTAAAATTGAAAATGATCCATCTCTTACACCGGAAGAAAAACTACGAAAAAAAGAAGAGTTATATCATTTATATTCAGAAAGATCAGATAGAATTCACACAATAAATCAATTACTAAAAGCTTATGCACTTTTTGAAAAAGATGTAGAATATGTAGTTACAGAAGATGGAAAAATTGCAATTGTAGATGAATTCACAGGAAGAATTCTCCCCGGCAGAAGATATTCCGATGGATTACATCAAGCAATTGAAGCTAAAGAGAATGTAAAAGTTGAACGCGATACACAAACACTTGCTACAATTACACTTCAAAACTATTTCCGCCTGTATAAAAAATTAGCAGGAATGACCGGTACAGCCGAAACTGAAGAAGCTGAATTCTATGAAATCTATAAACTCGAAGTTGTAGTAATTCCAACAAATAAACCTGTAATCAGAGTTGATGAGGATGATGCTATCTTCAGAACAAAAAGAGAAAAGTATAATGCAATTATTGAAAAGATTAAACAATTAAGAGAACAGAGAAGACCAGTACTTGTTGGAACAACCAGTGTCGAAGTTTCAGAAACACTAAGCAGAATGTTAAAACGCCAGGGCATTCCTCACAATGTATTAAATGCAAAACAACATCAAAGAGAAGCAGAAATTATTGCTTATGCAGGGCAACCTGGAGCTGTTACTATAGCAACAAACATGGCTGGTCGTGGTACTGATATAAAATTGGGTGCAGGTGTAAAAGAGCTTGGTGGATTATACATACTTGGAACAGAAAGACATGAAGCAAGAAGAATTGATAGACAATTAAGAGGAAGAGCCGGACGTCAGGGAGACCCAGGTACATCTAAATTCTTCATCTCACTCGAAGATGATTTAATGCGATTATTTGGTGGCGACCGCATAACATCAATTATGAGCCGTCTTGGTATGAAGGATGGTGAAGCAATTCAACATCCTTTAATTAGTCGCTCTGTTGAAAGAGCTCAAAAGAAAGTTGAAGAAAATAATTTTGCTATTCGTAAAAGACTTCTTGAATTCGACAACGTAATGAATCAACAACGAGAAGTAATTTATTCAAGAAGAAGACAGGCTCTTGAAGGTGAAAGACTCAAAGGAGAAATTTTTGAATATCTCGAAGAATTTGTCCACGATGTAGTGGATAAATATTTTGACGACGGAAACATCGAAAAAATTAAAGAAGAAATTTTCCAGCATACATTAATTGACCTTAAAATAGAATCAGATGTTATTGATAAAATTGGTAAAGATGGACTTATAAATAAAATCCTTGAAGCTGCAAAAGAATTTTATAATCGCAAAGAAGAGATGCTTGGTTCAGAATTAATGGCAAGACTTGAAAGATATGCTGTGTTGAGTGTTATCGATGAAAAATGGAAAGATCACCTTCGTGAAATGGACGACTTAAAAGAAGGAATTGGTTTACGAGCTTACGGTCAAAAAGATCCTTTACTTGAGTATAAAGCAGAAGCATATAATTTGTTTGTTCAACTTCTGGAACAAATTAGAAATGAAGTAATTTCATTTACATTTAAATTCTGGCCACAGGCACCAGTCGAAGTACAGGGTAGAAAACCAACTCCTCAGCAAAGATTACATACAATTAAGGATAGTGCAGATAATCTTGGCCTTCGTACTCAGCCACAAGAAAAAGTTGCACAGGTAAAGCAAAGACCAATTCGTGTAGAAGAAAAAGTTGGTAGAAATGATCCCTGTCCATGCGGAAGCGGTAAGAAATATAAAAATTGTCATGGAAAAAATGCTTAG
- a CDS encoding P-II family nitrogen regulator: MKKIEAIIRPFKLDEVKEALLEIGVHGMTITEVRGYGRQKGHKETYRGSEYQIEFVPKLKIEIVVDDSLLEKVVDAILNTAKTGQVGDGKIFISDITDAIRIRTDESGPDAL, from the coding sequence ATGAAAAAAATTGAAGCAATAATTCGTCCTTTTAAACTCGACGAAGTAAAAGAAGCCCTTCTTGAAATTGGCGTTCATGGAATGACAATTACTGAAGTACGTGGTTATGGAAGACAAAAAGGTCATAAAGAAACTTATCGTGGAAGTGAATATCAAATCGAATTTGTTCCTAAATTAAAAATTGAAATTGTGGTTGATGATTCTTTATTAGAAAAAGTTGTTGATGCAATTTTAAACACTGCTAAAACTGGACAGGTTGGAGATGGTAAAATATTTATTTCTGATATAACTGACGCAATTCGTATCAGAACAGATGAATCTGGACCAGATGCATTATGA
- a CDS encoding tetratricopeptide repeat protein produces the protein MKNFKIKILVLPLIFSLSGCSLWKDFTTYFNTYYNAKTIFDRTEEEILKKRTDLFAFRLDAITPQQKNDLTKVIEKCSKILQFNKESSFFDDALFLTGKAFYYQQEYARAQRKFLELANFPESEFALENKFWLAKTHLQLRNFEEGLKLLEEVQSEALNKDEENIFIEASIFKIGFYLFRQEYQTAVNECNNFLNNIKNNDETTALVLYQMGKIYNLLGDKENALKSFASVIEHSPTFEIEFESRLEYSRLLKDMGRIEESENTLNELLYRGKFKNQEDRILLELGQIYDEKNELDKAINIFMTIDSTYKQKPTAAFADLMLAKIYENKIRDYDSSFKYYNKTASSNLSREIKNQASSRYRIIDKYFTYKKILSDLYLQLTYLNDNNRFIRDSIDFDIAYNQYLEETRKKQEQSSQQSDLSISQRLQQRGIETPQQAQQKKSTDSSLYIDKKLTLVELIAQGKAKKPTRPKISVDSLRTTISQNLYNIGNLFLTELEVIDSAKFYFNEIINNYSDKPYKVDALFALGTYYETNNQKEQADSLYRIIYENYPNHKLFTEAGKKLGLIKSEDKKLVVNDPAEKLYIESEEKYYNKKYNEAINGFKNIYLNYPRSPFAPKSILFIGMIYEELNQNDSAAFFYSILSSKEYASTPYGKAVIAKYTEYKNEKERMEKEAKEKEEAEKKKAEELKLKQVNAEIPNDERPVNKNKVSGDEKPADEKIKTDSIKGNNYQQLKIKSENTDTSKIDTTKKQKIRLE, from the coding sequence ATGAAAAATTTTAAAATAAAAATCCTGGTTTTACCTCTTATTTTTTCTTTATCTGGCTGTAGCCTATGGAAAGATTTCACAACTTATTTCAATACATATTATAACGCAAAAACTATATTCGATAGAACCGAAGAAGAAATTTTAAAGAAAAGAACAGATTTATTTGCATTCAGACTTGATGCTATTACACCACAACAAAAAAATGATCTTACTAAAGTAATTGAAAAATGTTCAAAAATTCTTCAATTCAATAAAGAATCTTCTTTTTTTGACGATGCTCTTTTTCTTACAGGTAAAGCATTTTATTATCAACAGGAATATGCAAGAGCTCAAAGAAAATTTTTAGAACTTGCAAACTTTCCAGAATCTGAATTTGCACTCGAAAATAAATTTTGGCTCGCTAAAACTCATCTCCAATTAAGAAACTTTGAAGAAGGTCTTAAACTATTAGAAGAAGTACAGTCAGAAGCATTAAACAAAGATGAAGAAAATATATTTATAGAAGCATCAATTTTTAAAATTGGATTTTATTTATTCAGACAGGAATATCAAACAGCTGTAAATGAATGCAATAATTTTTTAAATAATATTAAAAATAATGATGAAACAACTGCACTTGTCCTTTATCAGATGGGTAAAATTTATAATTTACTTGGGGATAAAGAAAATGCTTTAAAATCTTTTGCATCTGTTATTGAACATTCACCCACATTTGAAATTGAGTTTGAAAGTCGTCTCGAATATTCAAGATTATTAAAGGATATGGGAAGGATAGAAGAAAGTGAAAATACTTTGAACGAATTACTCTATCGAGGAAAATTTAAAAATCAAGAAGATAGAATTCTATTAGAACTTGGACAAATTTATGACGAGAAAAACGAACTCGATAAAGCCATAAACATTTTTATGACTATTGATTCTACTTATAAACAAAAACCAACTGCAGCATTTGCAGATTTAATGCTTGCAAAAATCTACGAAAACAAAATAAGAGATTATGATAGTTCATTCAAATATTACAACAAAACTGCATCTTCAAATTTAAGTCGAGAAATTAAAAACCAAGCATCTTCCCGTTATAGAATAATTGATAAATATTTTACTTACAAAAAAATTCTTTCCGATCTTTATTTGCAATTAACCTATTTAAATGATAATAATAGATTTATTAGAGATTCAATTGATTTCGATATTGCTTACAATCAGTATCTCGAAGAAACAAGAAAAAAACAAGAACAAAGTTCTCAACAAAGTGATCTCAGTATTTCTCAAAGATTACAGCAACGAGGTATTGAAACACCCCAGCAAGCACAACAAAAAAAATCTACTGATTCAAGTTTATACATCGATAAGAAACTAACTCTTGTAGAATTAATTGCACAGGGAAAAGCTAAAAAACCAACAAGACCTAAAATATCTGTGGATTCACTCAGAACAACCATTTCACAAAACCTTTATAACATTGGTAATTTATTCTTAACAGAATTAGAAGTAATAGACTCTGCTAAATTTTATTTTAATGAAATAATAAATAATTATTCAGATAAACCATATAAAGTTGATGCACTTTTTGCACTGGGAACTTATTATGAAACCAATAATCAGAAAGAGCAAGCAGATAGTCTTTACAGAATTATTTATGAAAATTATCCTAATCATAAATTATTTACAGAAGCAGGTAAAAAATTAGGCTTAATAAAAAGTGAAGATAAAAAACTGGTTGTAAACGATCCTGCAGAAAAACTTTATATTGAATCAGAAGAAAAATATTATAATAAAAAATACAACGAAGCTATTAATGGTTTTAAAAACATTTATTTAAATTACCCCCGCTCACCGTTTGCACCTAAATCGATACTTTTTATTGGTATGATTTACGAAGAACTAAATCAAAACGATTCTGCGGCTTTCTTCTACAGCATCTTATCTTCAAAAGAATATGCTTCTACTCCTTATGGTAAAGCTGTAATTGCAAAGTACACAGAATATAAAAATGAAAAAGAAAGAATGGAAAAAGAAGCTAAAGAGAAAGAAGAAGCCGAAAAGAAAAAAGCAGAAGAATTGAAATTAAAACAAGTAAATGCTGAAATTCCAAACGATGAAAGACCAGTTAATAAAAATAAAGTAAGTGGTGACGAAAAACCTGCAGATGAAAAAATAAAAACAGATTCTATTAAGGGAAATAATTATCAACAATTAAAAATAAAATCAGAAAATACAGACACATCAAAAATTGATACTACTAAAAAGCAAAAAATTAGATTAGAATAA
- a CDS encoding AlbA family DNA-binding domain-containing protein, with protein MELIEEGEGVHIEFKQRFSTFEKIAKELIAFANTSGGYLILGVDDDKSIYGIESEKSDYELIKETAEKYCEPPIKFKTYLYEIENKEIMVIEVEESQNKPHRIQDYKKHLDINTAQVYLRINDKSVLASKEMIKILQTQNSDKSLVNYTVGKNEKIVFDYLDKHEKITVKELSRIANISERRASRTLIKLVRANILFIHLKENGESYFTYAG; from the coding sequence TTGGAACTTATTGAAGAAGGAGAAGGTGTTCATATTGAATTCAAACAGAGATTTTCTACCTTTGAAAAAATTGCTAAAGAATTAATTGCATTTGCAAATACAAGTGGTGGCTATTTAATACTTGGAGTAGATGATGATAAATCAATTTATGGAATTGAAAGCGAAAAGTCAGATTATGAATTAATTAAAGAAACTGCTGAAAAATATTGCGAACCACCTATCAAATTCAAAACTTATCTTTATGAAATTGAAAATAAAGAAATAATGGTTATTGAAGTTGAAGAATCTCAAAATAAACCCCATCGCATTCAGGATTATAAAAAGCATTTAGACATCAATACTGCTCAGGTTTATTTGCGTATTAACGATAAAAGTGTATTAGCCAGCAAGGAAATGATAAAAATATTGCAGACTCAAAATAGCGATAAATCACTTGTTAATTACACTGTAGGTAAAAATGAAAAAATTGTTTTTGACTATCTTGATAAACATGAAAAAATAACAGTTAAAGAGTTAAGCAGAATTGCAAACATTTCAGAAAGAAGGGCTTCGAGAACTTTAATTAAACTTGTAAGAGCAAATATTCTTTTCATTCATTTGAAAGAAAATGGAGAAAGTTATTTCACCTATGCTGGTTAA
- a CDS encoding RNA methyltransferase, with amino-acid sequence MKKLTHEEISKNRSTLETLHQVKKLPVYVVLNSIRSSYNVGSIFRTSDGAMIEKLYLCGYTPHPPKKEVLKTALGSQESVTWEYVKDPKEVIIDLKNKGIKICALELTDSSIPYYNVTKNDFPLCLLIGNEISGVSQDLLDLCDFSIEIPQYGIKQSLNVAVAYGIAIFDLRRIYDTN; translated from the coding sequence ATGAAAAAACTTACACACGAAGAAATTTCTAAAAATAGAAGTACACTTGAAACACTTCATCAAGTAAAAAAATTGCCAGTCTATGTAGTTCTAAATAGTATTCGTAGTAGTTATAATGTTGGTTCGATTTTTCGTACCTCTGATGGAGCAATGATTGAGAAACTATATTTATGTGGTTATACGCCTCATCCACCAAAAAAAGAAGTATTAAAAACTGCACTTGGCTCGCAAGAAAGTGTTACTTGGGAGTATGTTAAAGATCCTAAAGAAGTAATAATAGATCTTAAGAACAAAGGAATTAAAATTTGTGCACTTGAATTAACAGATTCGAGCATTCCTTATTATAATGTTACCAAAAATGATTTTCCATTATGTCTTTTAATTGGAAACGAAATTAGTGGTGTTTCTCAAGACTTACTTGATTTGTGTGATTTTTCTATTGAAATTCCTCAATATGGAATTAAACAATCATTAAATGTTGCAGTGGCTTATGGCATTGCAATATTTGATTTGAGAAGAATTTATGATACAAATTAA
- a CDS encoding DMT family transporter yields MGWLYIIIASIFEISWAIGLKYSNGLTQLKESVFTIITMLLSFYFLSLGVKYIPVGTAYAIWTGIGAVGTATYGILFFNESKDLLRIGFILLIIIGIVGLRLTYKS; encoded by the coding sequence ATGGGCTGGTTATACATTATCATAGCATCAATATTTGAAATAAGCTGGGCAATTGGATTAAAGTATAGTAACGGACTAACTCAATTAAAGGAAAGTGTTTTTACAATTATTACAATGTTGCTCAGTTTTTATTTTTTGTCATTAGGTGTTAAATATATTCCAGTAGGAACTGCTTATGCTATATGGACAGGCATTGGTGCTGTTGGTACTGCTACTTATGGGATTTTATTTTTTAATGAATCAAAAGATTTGCTTCGCATTGGATTTATTCTTTTAATTATTATTGGAATAGTTGGCTTAAGACTCACTTACAAATCTTAA
- a CDS encoding DUF4249 family protein → MRVFLSIVFIVMLISCGEPTVNIGPDIYSPKIVIEGYLIPEKKVENIRITRNFPLNTTPNPGSIILSNAVVKLIDLQTNKEYQLEYNPSKYSFEYNKNDLVIDYDKSYKLIVSAYVDSKKLEASSITKTPKKGFKILREESILDSLKYRETDDKGEIKNFEITFSPSNGTTFYLFSIVALDADTSTFIFDNPYFEIDKNDLKKNFDYYKYQLKWLQNINSSIEKINFKIDWLDTWFYGNYRVIVYAGDENFRQFVLTYRNVQEIDGNFHDPRLNINGDGIGVFGSYIADTVYFKILK, encoded by the coding sequence ATGAGAGTATTTTTGTCGATAGTTTTTATAGTTATGTTAATTTCTTGTGGAGAACCAACTGTAAATATTGGTCCAGATATATATTCACCTAAAATTGTTATTGAAGGATATTTAATTCCAGAGAAAAAAGTTGAGAACATTAGAATAACACGAAATTTTCCTTTGAATACAACACCTAATCCTGGTAGCATTATTCTATCAAATGCTGTTGTTAAACTAATTGATCTTCAAACAAATAAAGAATATCAATTGGAATATAATCCTTCAAAATATTCTTTTGAGTACAATAAAAATGATTTGGTAATTGATTATGATAAATCTTATAAGCTTATCGTATCAGCATATGTGGATTCAAAAAAATTAGAAGCAAGTTCTATAACTAAAACTCCTAAGAAAGGTTTTAAAATTTTGAGAGAAGAAAGCATTCTTGATTCACTGAAATATCGTGAAACAGATGATAAAGGAGAAATAAAAAATTTTGAAATCACTTTTTCTCCATCAAACGGAACAACTTTCTATTTATTTTCAATAGTTGCATTAGATGCAGATACATCAACATTTATTTTTGATAATCCATATTTTGAAATTGATAAGAATGATTTGAAAAAAAATTTCGACTATTATAAATATCAATTAAAATGGTTGCAGAATATAAACTCGTCCATAGAAAAGATTAACTTTAAAATAGACTGGCTTGATACATGGTTCTATGGTAATTATAGAGTTATAGTTTATGCTGGTGACGAAAACTTCAGACAATTTGTTTTAACTTACAGAAATGTACAGGAAATAGATGGAAATTTTCATGATCCAAGACTAAATATAAATGGTGATGGAATAGGAGTTTTCGGTTCTTACATTGCTGATACAGTTTATTTTAAAATACTCAAATAA
- a CDS encoding TonB-dependent receptor, translating into MVKKIFTCLTIVLLYINSYSQNKNASLSGFVYDSSTGEGLIGANVYLKGINLGASTNLSGYYVIPNITPGKYELIVSYVGYKTFSKEIVFQSDEKKRLDIKLEPTEIVSEEIVVSADSISLVDKLFNKPVSKIEITPIQISKVPQVVESDLLRTLQSLPGILPVSDFSSAIYVRGGTPDQNLFLVDGTDVYNPQHAFGLFSTFNTDAIKKVEVYKGGFGAEYGGRLSSVINIINNDGNRNNFEGKASLSLLSFNTTLQMPIGKIGSLSGSLRRTYLDQTVAKFIDDIPDYYFLDGNFKAFFDLNNSNKLSISFYGGIDDLNYIFDKDRSQSFGFNYKWGNQTGSINWRSVITPKLFGNFWFTASGFFSEFVFNEAEFEERNRIEDFTLKGALEYFYNESFSFKFGLEWKNVNGGLKEELPGGKVDVTKHPKLYSAYFSSNWKPNVLWDIEAGIRGDYLESDKNYSSIDPRLTIKYRLSEKSNLKLSTGIVHQYAHQIPRVFMVSIWTASDKYVKGSSALHSIIGYQRQIQENITLELETYYKKYNNIYSYNYNMHVDVENVGYTEEGKPIYGSTKGIFNSGNGKSYGIELLIRKDAGAITGWFAYSLARTEFTIENINNGKPFNPRHDRTHAINIVTNFDLNNIINEIKGKPFINSDKKWTAGLSFTYFSGQPITLPSSVYLFNSAPDWEYGLPSISLYPSSINQYRLPYYARLDFNLNYEIHYKGWSLTPYLQIFNLLNRKNVWFIRYEEEIKGGIIKIKTDNVSMFPILPSIGVSIKF; encoded by the coding sequence ATGGTGAAGAAAATATTTACGTGCTTAACAATAGTTTTATTGTACATTAATTCATACTCACAAAATAAAAATGCATCACTGAGTGGATTTGTATATGATTCTTCAACTGGAGAAGGATTAATTGGGGCTAATGTTTATCTTAAAGGAATAAATTTAGGGGCAAGCACAAATTTAAGTGGTTATTATGTTATTCCAAATATAACGCCTGGTAAATATGAATTGATAGTTAGCTATGTTGGTTATAAAACTTTTAGTAAAGAAATAGTTTTTCAAAGTGACGAAAAGAAAAGGCTGGATATAAAATTAGAGCCAACAGAAATTGTAAGCGAAGAGATAGTTGTTTCTGCTGATTCAATTAGTTTAGTAGATAAATTATTTAATAAACCAGTATCAAAAATTGAAATTACACCCATTCAAATAAGTAAAGTTCCACAGGTGGTGGAATCAGATTTATTGAGGACACTTCAGAGTTTACCAGGTATTTTGCCAGTATCCGATTTTTCATCTGCAATTTATGTAAGAGGCGGAACTCCCGATCAAAATCTTTTTCTTGTAGATGGTACAGATGTTTATAATCCTCAACATGCTTTTGGATTGTTTTCAACTTTTAATACAGATGCGATAAAAAAAGTGGAAGTATATAAAGGAGGATTTGGAGCAGAATATGGAGGTAGATTATCCTCTGTGATCAATATTATTAATAATGATGGTAATAGAAATAATTTTGAAGGGAAAGCATCTTTAAGTTTACTTTCATTTAATACAACATTACAAATGCCAATTGGAAAAATTGGTTCTTTATCTGGCTCGTTAAGAAGAACTTATCTCGATCAAACTGTTGCAAAATTTATTGATGATATTCCCGATTATTATTTTCTTGATGGTAACTTCAAAGCATTTTTCGATTTGAATAATTCTAACAAACTAAGCATTAGCTTTTATGGTGGCATTGATGATTTGAATTATATATTTGATAAGGACAGATCTCAATCTTTTGGATTTAACTACAAGTGGGGAAATCAAACAGGTAGCATTAACTGGCGTAGTGTAATTACTCCTAAATTATTTGGTAACTTCTGGTTTACTGCAAGTGGCTTTTTTTCTGAATTTGTATTTAATGAAGCTGAGTTCGAAGAAAGAAATAGAATTGAAGATTTTACTTTGAAAGGTGCACTGGAATATTTTTATAATGAATCTTTCAGTTTTAAATTTGGTTTGGAATGGAAAAATGTAAACGGTGGTTTGAAAGAAGAACTTCCTGGAGGGAAAGTTGATGTAACGAAACATCCCAAACTCTACTCAGCATATTTTTCATCAAACTGGAAACCCAATGTATTGTGGGATATTGAAGCAGGTATTCGTGGCGACTATCTTGAATCAGATAAAAATTATAGCAGTATCGATCCACGTCTTACAATTAAATATCGTTTGAGTGAAAAAAGTAACTTAAAACTATCTACTGGAATTGTACATCAATACGCTCATCAAATACCAAGAGTATTTATGGTAAGTATATGGACAGCTTCTGATAAATATGTTAAAGGCTCAAGTGCTCTTCATTCAATAATTGGATACCAGAGACAAATACAGGAAAATATTACACTGGAACTTGAAACATATTATAAGAAATACAATAACATTTATTCATACAATTACAATATGCATGTTGATGTTGAAAATGTTGGTTATACAGAGGAAGGTAAACCTATTTATGGTTCAACAAAAGGTATTTTTAACAGTGGTAATGGAAAATCTTATGGCATAGAATTATTAATTAGAAAAGATGCAGGTGCAATAACAGGCTGGTTTGCTTATTCACTGGCACGCACAGAATTTACAATTGAAAATATTAATAATGGAAAACCATTTAATCCACGACACGATAGAACTCATGCAATCAATATTGTAACAAACTTTGATCTTAATAATATTATAAATGAAATTAAAGGAAAACCATTTATTAACTCGGATAAGAAATGGACTGCTGGTTTGAGTTTTACTTACTTTTCTGGACAACCAATTACATTACCATCTTCTGTTTATCTTTTTAATTCTGCACCAGACTGGGAATATGGGCTGCCGAGTATTTCACTTTATCCTTCGTCTATTAATCAATATAGATTACCTTATTATGCAAGGTTAGACTTCAACTTGAATTACGAAATTCATTATAAAGGATGGTCTCTTACACCATACTTACAAATTTTCAATCTATTAAATCGTAAGAATGTATGGTTTATTAGATACGAAGAAGAAATTAAAGGAGGCATAATAAAGATTAAAACCGATAATGTCTCAATGTTTCCAATTCTGCCAAGTATTGGTGTGAGTATAAAATTTTAG